From the genome of Armatimonadota bacterium:
GTATCCAGGTCGAGCGGTCGGAGGCTGCGCAGATCAATGACTTCCACGCTGATCTCGTCCGCTTCCAACGCCTTGGCGGCCTCCAGCGCGGGATAGAGCATCTTGCTGTACGTCAGGAGTGTGACGTCCTGACCGGGGCGCTTGATGTCCGCCACGCCGATGGGGACGAGCAGGTCCGGGCCATCCGGCACTTCACCCTTCATATTGTAGAGCCCCAGGTGCTCCAGAAATATCACCGGGTTGTCGTTCCGTATCGCGCTCTTGAGCAGCCCTTTCGCATCGGCCGGGGTAGCGGCGGAGACCACATAGAGCCCCGGACAATGCATGTACCAGGACTCCACGCACTGGCTGTGCTGCGCGGTGAGTTGCTGCCCGCCACCCTGTGGCCCGCGGAGCACCATCGGCGCTCCAAACTGGGCGTTGGACATGTAACGCGCCTTGGCCACGTGGTTGATGATCATGTCGTACGCAACGAGGCTGAAATTCCACGTCATGTACTCCACGATGGGCCGGAGGCCGACCATCGCGGCG
Proteins encoded in this window:
- a CDS encoding pyruvate dehydrogenase complex E1 component subunit beta, with product MPVIQYREALRAAMREEMERDDRVCLIGEEVGGYNGAYRISEGLMDQFGRMRVLDTPIAEEGFTGMALGAAMVGLRPIVEYMTWNFSLVAYDMIINHVAKARYMSNAQFGAPMVLRGPQGGGQQLTAQHSQCVESWYMHCPGLYVVSAATPADAKGLLKSAIRNDNPVIFLEHLGLYNMKGEVPDGPDLLVPIGVADIKRPGQDVTLLTYSKMLYPALEAAKALEADEISVEVIDLRSLRPLDLDTILKSVAKTHRAVVVTEDWQPSGMARELSGLIYQHGFDDLDAPVEEVCGAPVPMPYARNLEQLAIPDVEAIKSAVHRTLARPGELAPLYR